A genome region from Arachis duranensis cultivar V14167 chromosome 6, aradu.V14167.gnm2.J7QH, whole genome shotgun sequence includes the following:
- the LOC107492982 gene encoding F-box protein At2g27310-like isoform X2, translating into MSVAPVESIPSLSSDLFYEILRRLDGATLASAACTCAALCSISKEESLWENVCSSMWPSTNREDVKSLISSVGGFRKFYADSFPLIVNKDVMEFHHNNYFEYPDDWTEAEYYDSEGNNDGAVNLSISDGLPAITSMEREKKDGKLWKELSNGLRLSWIVVNRKIKQAANLSSWFPLGGQRHWPTDNDFVVRFGSILPAEEILPCQVVECILIMKFRVVHTESEGIQTSLKLTELSMQLEDMEGAHVNGRNSLHILKKALSCQRSKNYGDALESCHMYSKVQNELKKEKMRNENRLDRLCILCGIAAFMTFWYCVL; encoded by the exons ATGTCAGTTGCACCGGTTGAGAGCATCCCCTCTTTAAGTAGTGACCTCTTCTATGAAATACTGCGAAGGCTTGATGGCGCGACATTGGCAAGCGCAGCATGCACCTGTGCTGCACTTTGCTCCATCTCAAAAGAAGAGAGTTTATGGGAAAATGTATGCTCATCTATGTGGCCTTCAACCAATAGGGAAGATGTCAAAAGTTTAATCTCTTCTGTTGGTGGATTCAGAAAATTCTATGCAGACAGTTTTCCACTTATTGTGAACAAGGATGTTATGGAGTTTCATCACAACAACTACTTTGAGTACCCTGATGATTGGACCGAAGCCGAATATTATG ATAGCGAAGGCAACAACGATGGCGCCGTGAATCTTTCCATTTCTGATGGTCTGCCAGCAATTACATCCATGGAAAGGGAAAAGAAAGATGGGAAGCTTTGGAAGGAGCTTAGCAATGGACTCAGGCTTAGTTGGATTGTAGTAAACAGAAAAATCAAGCAAGCTGCAAATCTTTCTAGTTGGTTTCCTCTTGGTGGCCAAAGGCATTGGCCAACAGATAATGATTTTGTAGTCCGGTTCGGATCGATTCTCCCGGCCGAGGAAATTCTTCCTTGCCAAGTAGTGGAGTGCATCCTTATCATGAAGTTTAGAGTTGTCCACACAGAATCAGAGGGGATTCAAACTAGTCTTAAGTTAACTGAATTGAGCATGCAATTGGAAGACATGGAAGGTGCTCATGTTAATGGAAGGAACAGTTTGCATATTCTTAAGAAAGCACTTAGTTGCCAAAGGAGCAAAAACTATGGTGATGCACTTGAGTCTTGTCACATGTATTCAAAGGTGCAGAATGAgttgaagaaggaaaagatgaGAAATGAAAATAGGTTGGATAGGCTTTGTATTTTGTGTGGCATTGCTGCTTTTATGACATTCTGGTACTGTGTCCTGTGA
- the LOC107492982 gene encoding F-box protein At2g27310-like isoform X1, with the protein MSVAPVESIPSLSSDLFYEILRRLDGATLASAACTCAALCSISKEESLWENVCSSMWPSTNREDVKSLISSVGGFRKFYADSFPLIVNKDVMEFHHNNYFEYPDDWTEAEYYGDVIESESISPSNFVSIVDIRFKEKPICSKVLLGIPNANGYDDWFYNCPFQIDILTYADSEGNNDGAVNLSISDGLPAITSMEREKKDGKLWKELSNGLRLSWIVVNRKIKQAANLSSWFPLGGQRHWPTDNDFVVRFGSILPAEEILPCQVVECILIMKFRVVHTESEGIQTSLKLTELSMQLEDMEGAHVNGRNSLHILKKALSCQRSKNYGDALESCHMYSKVQNELKKEKMRNENRLDRLCILCGIAAFMTFWYCVL; encoded by the coding sequence ATGTCAGTTGCACCGGTTGAGAGCATCCCCTCTTTAAGTAGTGACCTCTTCTATGAAATACTGCGAAGGCTTGATGGCGCGACATTGGCAAGCGCAGCATGCACCTGTGCTGCACTTTGCTCCATCTCAAAAGAAGAGAGTTTATGGGAAAATGTATGCTCATCTATGTGGCCTTCAACCAATAGGGAAGATGTCAAAAGTTTAATCTCTTCTGTTGGTGGATTCAGAAAATTCTATGCAGACAGTTTTCCACTTATTGTGAACAAGGATGTTATGGAGTTTCATCACAACAACTACTTTGAGTACCCTGATGATTGGACCGAAGCCGAATATTATGGTGATGTGATTGAATCAGAGAGCATCTCTCCATCTAACTTTGTTTCTATTGTAGATATTAGGTTCAAGGAGAAACCAATCTGTTCCAAAGTTCTGTTGGGTATTCCAAATGCAAATGGCTATGATGATTGGTTCTATAACTGCCCTTTTCAGATTGATATTCTTACTTATGCAGATAGCGAAGGCAACAACGATGGCGCCGTGAATCTTTCCATTTCTGATGGTCTGCCAGCAATTACATCCATGGAAAGGGAAAAGAAAGATGGGAAGCTTTGGAAGGAGCTTAGCAATGGACTCAGGCTTAGTTGGATTGTAGTAAACAGAAAAATCAAGCAAGCTGCAAATCTTTCTAGTTGGTTTCCTCTTGGTGGCCAAAGGCATTGGCCAACAGATAATGATTTTGTAGTCCGGTTCGGATCGATTCTCCCGGCCGAGGAAATTCTTCCTTGCCAAGTAGTGGAGTGCATCCTTATCATGAAGTTTAGAGTTGTCCACACAGAATCAGAGGGGATTCAAACTAGTCTTAAGTTAACTGAATTGAGCATGCAATTGGAAGACATGGAAGGTGCTCATGTTAATGGAAGGAACAGTTTGCATATTCTTAAGAAAGCACTTAGTTGCCAAAGGAGCAAAAACTATGGTGATGCACTTGAGTCTTGTCACATGTATTCAAAGGTGCAGAATGAgttgaagaaggaaaagatgaGAAATGAAAATAGGTTGGATAGGCTTTGTATTTTGTGTGGCATTGCTGCTTTTATGACATTCTGGTACTGTGTCCTGTGA